One part of the Haemophilus parainfluenzae genome encodes these proteins:
- a CDS encoding ABC transporter permease has translation MIKRRYLIFLLIVLSFVSLFLGVSTVNLKGLLNFEGNQWQIFLISRVPRLISILIAGASLSICGLVMQQLSRNRFISPTTAGTMDSARLGILMAMLFFPTASMLLKTTIAVIVSFLGTLLFMTILSRLKFKDTIFVPLVGIMFGNIISSITAFIAYKEDLLQNLSGWLQGDFSLVMSGRYELLYFSIPTLIVAYLFAHRFSIVGMGKDFAVNLGLNYNQVLYLGLLIVAVVSSIIIVSVGVIPFLGLIIPNIVTLYLGDNLKKVLSHTALLGAVFVLFCDILGRSVIYPYEISINAVVGVFGSGIFLFLLLKRYRNG, from the coding sequence ATGATTAAGCGACGTTATCTCATTTTTCTTTTGATCGTGCTTTCCTTTGTCTCACTTTTTCTCGGGGTGAGCACTGTTAATCTGAAAGGGTTACTGAATTTTGAAGGTAATCAATGGCAGATCTTTTTAATTAGTCGCGTGCCTCGCTTAATCAGTATCTTGATTGCTGGCGCATCCTTGAGTATTTGTGGCTTGGTGATGCAGCAACTCAGTCGAAACCGATTTATTTCTCCCACCACGGCGGGCACAATGGACAGCGCACGATTAGGCATTTTAATGGCGATGCTGTTTTTCCCAACGGCTTCGATGTTGTTAAAAACCACCATTGCGGTAATAGTATCTTTCCTTGGCACATTGTTATTCATGACGATTCTGTCCCGTTTGAAATTCAAGGACACGATTTTTGTGCCTTTAGTGGGGATTATGTTCGGCAATATCATCAGTTCAATTACCGCCTTTATTGCTTATAAAGAAGATTTATTACAAAACTTATCCGGGTGGCTACAAGGAGACTTTTCTCTTGTGATGTCAGGCCGCTATGAATTGTTGTATTTCAGTATTCCTACCCTCATCGTAGCTTATTTATTTGCACATCGTTTTTCTATTGTCGGGATGGGGAAAGATTTTGCGGTTAATCTGGGTCTAAATTACAACCAAGTACTTTATCTCGGCCTGCTCATTGTGGCGGTCGTATCTTCGATTATTATTGTGTCTGTTGGCGTGATTCCTTTCTTGGGGTTAATTATCCCGAATATCGTCACACTTTATTTGGGTGATAACTTGAAGAAAGTGTTATCTCATACCGCCTTGTTGGGTGCCGTATTTGTTTTATTCTGCGATATTTTAGGGCGAAGTGTGATTTATCCTTATGAGATTTCCATTAATGCCGTAGTTGGCGTATTTGGCAGTGGTATCTTCTTATTTTTATTATTAAAGCGGTATAGAAATGGCTAA
- a CDS encoding iron chelate uptake ABC transporter family permease subunit: MAKKSSSQLIVLSLLAIVSLALYLGYNLPNRWQYALENRALSLIAIVITGAAIALATMIFQTVVNNRILTPSILGLDSLYLLIQTTIIFLFGSSTLLSMNSIALFVLCTGLMMAFSLVLYHFLFKKESQNIFFLLLVGIIFGTFFGSLTTFMEVLIDPNEFQIAQDIGFASFNRINTQILWVALAILVATIVFSFKYWHCFDVLALGRENAINLGIDYQKTLKVLLILVAILTSVSTALVGPLTFLGLLVMNVTFEFIRDYRHKVLIPAAMLISIITLVFGQLLVTHIFTFRTTLSIIVNFVGGVYFIYLLLRANKKWQ; this comes from the coding sequence ATGGCTAAGAAATCTTCTTCTCAACTGATTGTATTGTCGTTGTTAGCCATTGTTTCTCTTGCACTCTATTTAGGCTACAACTTACCAAACCGTTGGCAATATGCCTTGGAAAATCGTGCCTTATCCTTAATTGCGATTGTGATTACAGGTGCGGCAATTGCACTCGCTACGATGATTTTCCAAACGGTTGTGAATAACCGAATTCTCACGCCGAGTATTTTGGGTTTAGATTCGCTGTATTTACTGATTCAAACGACGATCATTTTTCTTTTCGGTTCAAGTACATTGCTTTCAATGAATTCGATTGCATTGTTTGTCTTATGTACGGGATTAATGATGGCGTTTTCATTAGTGCTTTATCACTTCCTGTTTAAGAAAGAGAGCCAAAATATTTTCTTCTTGTTGCTTGTCGGGATTATTTTCGGCACCTTCTTTGGTAGCTTAACGACCTTTATGGAAGTGTTGATTGACCCAAATGAATTCCAGATCGCTCAAGATATTGGCTTTGCAAGTTTCAACCGAATCAATACTCAAATCTTGTGGGTCGCATTAGCCATTTTAGTGGCGACCATTGTTTTCAGTTTTAAATATTGGCATTGCTTTGATGTGTTGGCGTTAGGGCGAGAAAATGCCATTAACTTAGGTATCGATTACCAAAAGACCTTAAAAGTCCTATTAATTCTCGTGGCAATTTTAACATCAGTATCGACCGCACTTGTTGGCCCACTTACTTTCCTTGGGTTATTGGTAATGAATGTAACTTTTGAATTTATTCGTGATTATCGCCATAAGGTGCTTATTCCTGCTGCGATGTTAATTTCCATTATTACCTTGGTTTTTGGGCAATTATTGGTTACTCATATTTTTACCTTCCGCACGACATTAAGCATCATCGTTAATTTTGTCGGCGGTGTGTACTTTATTTATTTGTTATTAAGAGCAAACAAAAAATGGCAATAG
- the mepM gene encoding murein DD-endopeptidase MepM, whose protein sequence is MQHVKLARERRKRKSRIKAAIFFTALLLIFTGTFLAFKDTADYDPSLQSNLEPEMVDNVQYQSLTPEKTESGNPQSQEGEHPEAKQHANTEDATSYDDELQAKDDEVDEIKPQFDELTDLPKDAQDALSGILDVADQALRITDQFSHTVVRGDSLKDVLELSGLEDDTAKNLIAEYPELKNLRAGQQFYWILDKEDQLEYLNWLVSEKEERIYERTEDGKFKRQILEKKSIWKKEVLKGTINGSFASSLRDLGLDGRQISQLSSALQWQVSLQKLSKGTKFAILVSREYLGDKLTGQGNVEAIHIITGGKSYYGIQAANGRYYNRQGETLGKGFARYPLQRQARVSSPFNPNRRHPVTGRIRPHKGVDFAVAPGTPVIAPAEGVVEKVAYQAGGAGRYVVIRHGREYQTVYMHLSRALVRAGQTVKKGERIALTGNTGISTGPHLHYEFHINGRVVNPLTVKLPGTSSAMATAERKQFLVQAKEAEKMLKL, encoded by the coding sequence GTGCAGCACGTTAAATTAGCCAGAGAACGACGGAAAAGAAAGTCTCGCATAAAAGCAGCGATTTTTTTTACTGCACTTTTACTTATTTTTACAGGTACTTTTCTCGCCTTTAAAGATACCGCTGATTATGATCCTTCTTTGCAAAGTAATCTTGAGCCAGAGATGGTAGATAACGTTCAATATCAATCTCTGACACCTGAAAAAACGGAATCGGGCAATCCTCAATCTCAAGAAGGCGAACATCCTGAAGCAAAACAACATGCTAATACGGAAGATGCAACCTCTTATGATGATGAACTTCAAGCCAAAGATGATGAAGTCGATGAAATTAAACCACAGTTTGATGAGCTAACTGATTTGCCAAAAGATGCACAAGATGCACTCAGTGGCATTTTAGATGTAGCTGATCAGGCATTACGTATTACCGATCAATTTAGCCATACCGTGGTACGTGGTGATTCATTAAAAGATGTATTAGAGCTTTCAGGTTTGGAAGATGATACAGCGAAGAACTTAATTGCCGAATATCCTGAATTAAAAAATTTACGCGCAGGTCAGCAGTTCTATTGGATTTTAGATAAAGAAGATCAACTGGAGTATTTAAACTGGTTGGTATCTGAAAAAGAAGAGCGAATTTATGAGCGCACTGAAGACGGCAAGTTTAAACGCCAAATCTTAGAGAAGAAGAGTATTTGGAAGAAAGAGGTATTAAAAGGCACGATTAACGGATCTTTTGCATCAAGTTTGCGTGATTTAGGTTTGGATGGTCGTCAAATCAGTCAGTTAAGTTCCGCATTACAATGGCAGGTAAGCCTTCAAAAACTCAGTAAAGGCACCAAATTTGCGATTTTAGTGTCACGTGAATATTTAGGTGATAAATTAACGGGACAAGGTAATGTAGAAGCTATCCATATTATAACAGGTGGTAAAAGTTATTATGGAATTCAAGCGGCAAATGGTCGCTATTATAATAGACAAGGTGAGACCCTTGGCAAGGGCTTTGCGCGTTATCCACTACAACGTCAAGCGCGTGTTTCTTCGCCATTTAATCCAAATCGTCGTCATCCAGTCACAGGACGTATTCGCCCACATAAAGGCGTCGACTTTGCTGTTGCTCCAGGTACGCCCGTTATTGCGCCAGCAGAAGGCGTAGTTGAAAAGGTGGCTTATCAAGCAGGTGGTGCAGGACGTTATGTGGTGATACGTCATGGTCGCGAATATCAAACGGTGTATATGCATTTAAGTCGTGCTTTAGTTCGTGCAGGGCAAACTGTGAAGAAGGGAGAGCGTATTGCTTTAACAGGAAATACAGGAATCTCAACGGGACCTCATTTACATTATGAGTTTCATATTAATGGTCGTGTTGTAAATCCATTGACAGTTAAATTACCTGGTACAAGTAGTGCAATGGCAACAGCAGAGCGTAAACAGTTCTTAGTGCAAGCGAAAGAAGCGGAAAAGATGTTAAAACTGTAG
- the znuB gene encoding zinc ABC transporter permease subunit ZnuB: MFEILFPALLTGLLLSLITAPLGAFVVWRKMAYFGDTLSHSALLGVALGIFLQINPYVAIVILTIILAVLMVWLESNTQFSVDTLLGIIAHSCLSLGVVTVGLLKNVRVDLMSYLFGDLLAINFNDLPYIGVGVVIVLSTLLYFWQALLSTTVSPELAQVEGINIKKMRFILMILTALTIALSMKFVGALIITSLLIIPAATARRFAKTPEQMVFIAILISMLSVIGGLFLSAFYDTAAGPSVVICSAFLFLLSLLKKEYL; encoded by the coding sequence ATGTTTGAGATTTTATTTCCCGCCTTGCTTACGGGCTTACTGCTTTCCTTAATTACCGCACCACTGGGAGCCTTTGTGGTGTGGCGTAAAATGGCTTATTTTGGTGATACCCTTTCCCACTCAGCCTTGCTTGGTGTAGCGTTAGGGATTTTCTTACAAATTAACCCTTATGTTGCCATTGTAATTTTGACGATTATTCTCGCCGTATTAATGGTATGGCTCGAAAGTAACACGCAATTTTCAGTGGATACCCTTTTAGGCATTATCGCTCACAGTTGTCTTTCTCTTGGTGTAGTTACGGTTGGCTTACTTAAAAATGTCCGCGTAGATTTAATGAGTTATCTTTTTGGGGATCTGCTTGCCATTAATTTTAACGATTTACCTTATATTGGCGTAGGTGTCGTCATTGTATTAAGCACATTGCTTTACTTCTGGCAAGCCTTACTCTCCACCACAGTCTCACCTGAACTGGCACAAGTGGAAGGCATTAACATTAAAAAAATGCGATTTATCTTAATGATTTTGACCGCACTTACCATTGCATTAAGTATGAAGTTTGTTGGAGCTCTGATTATTACATCGCTCTTAATTATTCCCGCTGCAACAGCAAGACGCTTTGCTAAGACACCTGAGCAAATGGTGTTTATTGCGATTTTAATTAGTATGCTTTCCGTTATTGGCGGGTTATTCCTTTCCGCCTTTTATGATACCGCTGCGGGGCCTTCTGTCGTGATTTGTTCCGCATTTTTGTTTTTGTTATCATTACTAAAAAAGGAATATTTATAA
- the pdxY gene encoding pyridoxal kinase encodes MKNVLAIQSHVVYGFAGNKSATFPMQLLGVDVWALNTVQFSNHTQYGKWTGMVIPQEQIGEIANGLDAIGKLQECDALLSGYLGSAEQVDQIIYALEKIKARNPNALYLCDPVMPNAEKVCVVADGVRERLIEKAIPRADIMTPNLSELRTLSDFPINTFDDVLKAANALVAKGVKKVLVKHLGKAGKLNDPDTFEIIMATPEGVWHLSRPLYKFNFEPVGVGDLIAGTFLAHYLNCGNDVEAFEKMNNAVAGVMKTTFDLKSYELQPIAARFEILNPSTNYKAVKVA; translated from the coding sequence ATGAAAAACGTATTAGCAATCCAATCTCACGTAGTTTATGGTTTCGCTGGTAATAAATCTGCTACCTTTCCAATGCAGCTATTAGGCGTGGATGTATGGGCACTCAATACCGTGCAATTCTCTAACCATACTCAATATGGTAAATGGACAGGCATGGTGATTCCACAAGAGCAAATTGGTGAAATTGCTAACGGTTTAGATGCCATTGGAAAACTGCAAGAATGTGATGCGTTGCTTTCTGGCTATTTAGGTTCAGCTGAGCAAGTTGACCAAATTATCTATGCTTTAGAAAAAATCAAAGCACGTAACCCAAATGCACTTTACTTGTGCGATCCAGTGATGCCAAATGCCGAAAAAGTCTGCGTGGTCGCCGATGGTGTACGTGAACGCTTAATTGAAAAAGCCATTCCACGTGCGGATATCATGACCCCAAATCTTTCCGAACTTCGTACGCTTTCTGACTTCCCTATCAATACGTTTGACGATGTGCTGAAAGCCGCCAATGCATTAGTGGCTAAAGGTGTGAAAAAAGTGTTGGTTAAACACTTAGGTAAAGCGGGTAAATTAAATGATCCCGATACCTTTGAAATTATTATGGCGACACCTGAAGGTGTATGGCATTTAAGCCGTCCGCTTTATAAATTTAACTTTGAACCTGTTGGTGTGGGTGATTTAATTGCGGGTACTTTCTTGGCGCATTACTTAAACTGTGGCAACGATGTTGAAGCTTTTGAAAAAATGAATAATGCGGTGGCAGGCGTAATGAAAACTACCTTTGATTTAAAATCTTACGAACTCCAACCTATTGCTGCACGTTTTGAGATCTTAAATCCAAGCACAAACTACAAAGCTGTTAAAGTTGCCTAA
- the znuC gene encoding zinc ABC transporter ATP-binding protein ZnuC: MQINAIQPTQSVPLITLKNINVVFEQKTALRDINLNIYPHSIITIVGPNGGGKSTLLKTLLKLQAPTSGEVIYSANVRIGYVPQKIHLDHSLPMTVERFLALKKGVKTQEISTALEQLSITHLRKNNMQKLSGGEMQRVLLARAILNKPNLLVLDEPTQGVDINGQAELYQLIHRTQQALNCAVLMVSHDLHIVMADSKEVLCINQHICCAGTPESLSNDPTFMRLWGNQISQNVGFYTHHHNHHHNMHGDVCSCSANPSECQQ, encoded by the coding sequence ATGCAAATTAACGCCATTCAACCAACCCAATCAGTACCATTAATTACGCTAAAAAATATCAATGTAGTCTTTGAGCAAAAGACCGCACTGCGGGATATTAATCTTAACATTTATCCTCATTCAATTATTACCATTGTCGGTCCTAATGGTGGGGGAAAATCAACCCTTTTAAAAACCTTATTAAAATTACAAGCGCCAACATCCGGTGAAGTGATTTATAGCGCGAATGTCAGAATTGGCTATGTCCCACAAAAAATTCACCTCGATCACAGCTTACCGATGACGGTTGAGCGTTTTCTGGCGCTCAAAAAAGGTGTTAAAACGCAAGAAATATCAACCGCACTTGAGCAACTCTCTATTACTCATTTGAGAAAAAATAATATGCAAAAACTCTCTGGTGGCGAGATGCAACGTGTATTATTGGCTCGTGCGATTTTAAATAAACCCAATCTACTGGTGTTAGATGAACCCACTCAAGGGGTGGATATTAATGGTCAAGCTGAACTTTATCAGCTAATTCATCGTACTCAACAAGCCTTAAATTGTGCAGTTTTAATGGTTTCCCATGATTTGCATATCGTGATGGCGGACAGTAAAGAAGTGCTGTGCATCAATCAACATATTTGCTGTGCTGGCACACCCGAAAGCTTATCGAATGATCCCACATTTATGCGTCTTTGGGGCAATCAAATCTCACAAAATGTGGGCTTTTATACACACCATCATAATCACCACCATAATATGCACGGTGATGTTTGTAGTTGCAGTGCCAATCCATCAGAATGCCAACAATAA
- a CDS encoding ABC transporter ATP-binding protein: MAIEIRNITKSYGSKKVVDNVSVTIPTGKITSFIGPNGAGKSTVLSIMSRLLNADSGEIYLNGELLNRKKSSDIAKQLAILKQTNNINLRLSIEDLVAFGRFPYSKGNLTQTDHTFIDNAIAYMDLDDIRHQYIDNLSGGQRQRAYIAMTLAQDTDYILLDEPLNNLDMKHSVQIMQVLRKLATELNKTVVIVIHDINFASCYSDYIVAMKNGKLVQQGEVNHIMQSTVLQDIYDMTIPIQNIDNNKIAVYFR; the protein is encoded by the coding sequence ATGGCAATAGAAATTCGCAATATTACGAAAAGTTACGGAAGCAAAAAGGTGGTGGACAACGTGTCTGTCACCATCCCAACGGGGAAAATTACGTCTTTTATCGGACCGAATGGCGCGGGGAAGAGTACAGTGCTGTCTATTATGAGCCGTTTGTTGAATGCTGATAGTGGCGAGATTTATCTCAACGGTGAATTGCTCAATCGTAAGAAAAGTAGCGATATTGCGAAACAGCTTGCGATTTTAAAGCAGACTAACAACATTAATTTGCGTCTAAGCATTGAAGATTTGGTCGCTTTTGGGCGTTTTCCTTATTCCAAAGGAAATTTAACTCAAACTGACCACACTTTTATTGATAATGCCATTGCTTATATGGATTTAGATGATATTCGTCATCAATATATCGATAACTTAAGTGGTGGGCAGCGACAACGCGCTTATATTGCGATGACGCTTGCACAAGATACCGATTATATTTTGTTGGATGAACCATTAAATAATCTGGATATGAAACATTCTGTGCAGATCATGCAAGTTTTGCGTAAATTAGCGACAGAACTCAACAAAACCGTGGTGATTGTGATTCATGATATTAATTTCGCCTCTTGTTATTCTGACTATATTGTTGCCATGAAAAATGGAAAATTAGTCCAACAAGGTGAAGTTAACCACATTATGCAATCAACCGTATTACAAGATATTTATGATATGACGATCCCTATTCAGAATATCGATAATAACAAAATTGCTGTTTACTTTAGATAA
- the accA gene encoding acetyl-CoA carboxylase carboxyl transferase subunit alpha: protein MSQEYLDFELPIAELEAKIEALRSASDDKIDLHDEIKRLQKKSDELTKKTFANLDAWQVSRMARHPNRPYTLDYIEHIFTDFQELAGDRAFADDKAIVGGLARLDGRAVMIIGHQKGRTVKDKVTRNFGMPAPEGYRKALRLMQMAERFNLPIITFIDTPGAYPGIGAEERGQSEAIARNLREMSTLKVPVICTVIGEGGSGGALAIGVGDKVNMLQYSTYSVISPEGCASILWKSAEKASTAAEVMGLTATRLKELGLIDNIVQEPLGGAHRNYHEMARNLKQCLLEELNELDTFDKDGLLERRYERLMSYGYC, encoded by the coding sequence ATGAGCCAAGAATATTTAGATTTTGAATTACCTATTGCTGAACTTGAAGCTAAAATTGAAGCACTACGTTCAGCATCTGATGACAAAATTGATTTACACGATGAAATTAAACGCTTACAAAAGAAAAGCGATGAATTAACCAAAAAAACCTTTGCAAATCTTGATGCATGGCAGGTTTCTCGTATGGCACGTCACCCAAATCGTCCATACACGCTTGATTATATCGAACATATTTTTACTGATTTCCAAGAACTGGCAGGCGATCGTGCCTTTGCAGATGATAAAGCAATCGTAGGTGGTCTTGCTCGTTTAGATGGTCGCGCGGTAATGATTATCGGTCACCAAAAAGGTCGTACGGTAAAAGACAAAGTAACTCGTAACTTTGGGATGCCAGCACCTGAAGGCTATCGTAAAGCGTTACGTTTAATGCAAATGGCTGAGCGTTTTAACTTACCTATCATTACCTTTATCGACACACCAGGGGCTTACCCGGGCATCGGTGCGGAAGAACGTGGTCAGTCTGAAGCGATTGCTCGTAACTTACGTGAAATGTCTACATTAAAAGTACCTGTTATCTGTACGGTAATCGGTGAAGGCGGTTCTGGTGGTGCATTAGCCATTGGTGTCGGCGACAAAGTGAATATGTTGCAATATTCAACTTATTCCGTTATTTCACCAGAAGGCTGTGCTTCAATCTTGTGGAAGAGCGCAGAAAAAGCATCTACCGCAGCCGAAGTCATGGGCTTAACCGCTACTCGTTTAAAAGAGTTAGGTTTAATTGATAATATCGTTCAAGAGCCATTAGGTGGTGCGCATCGTAATTATCATGAAATGGCACGTAATTTAAAACAATGCCTCCTTGAAGAACTAAACGAACTCGATACCTTCGACAAAGATGGCTTATTAGAAAGACGTTATGAACGTTTAATGTCTTACGGTTATTGTTAA